From a single Stackebrandtia endophytica genomic region:
- a CDS encoding SAV_6107 family HEPN domain-containing protein, whose amino-acid sequence MTAEAVEPLRQRSFQEEQPAIPAQSMPNRSPLELLIMARQGLSQAAEEPREGQRYATAHLAALRAAAAVLAIRARPVTGQRNQVTNVWGLLIRVAPELREWAEFFAVTARKRTVAESGVPQVVTAREADDLLRDADHFVTVVTELIGLR is encoded by the coding sequence ATGACTGCGGAGGCGGTTGAACCGCTACGTCAGAGATCCTTCCAGGAGGAGCAGCCGGCCATCCCGGCGCAGAGCATGCCCAACCGGTCACCGTTGGAGCTGCTCATCATGGCAAGGCAGGGGCTATCTCAGGCGGCTGAGGAGCCTCGTGAGGGACAGCGTTACGCCACCGCGCACCTGGCGGCTCTTCGGGCCGCCGCCGCGGTTCTGGCGATTCGTGCCCGTCCGGTAACCGGTCAACGAAATCAAGTGACGAATGTGTGGGGTTTGCTGATCAGGGTGGCACCTGAACTGCGTGAGTGGGCTGAATTCTTCGCTGTCACCGCTCGCAAACGCACGGTCGCCGAATCCGGTGTCCCACAGGTGGTCACCGCTAGGGAAGCCGACGACCTGTTGCGGGACGCCGACCATTTCGTAACCGTGGTAACCGAACTGATCGGATTGCGATAG